The proteins below are encoded in one region of Limnochorda pilosa:
- a CDS encoding YkvI family membrane protein, translated as MAIVTTDTAQQLRAAARVAATYVGTVVGAGFASGQEVLQFFALYGMGAVWGILLAGALLGLFGYLILQVGNEARARSHRDVLDALGSPGLATALDGLITLFLFGGLAAMAAGAGAVAREQLGLPAALGSTLLVAGAAGTVLFGIEGVVRAISAVVPFLVGAVLLVCLGSLGSRPLLLSWAAPGRAFFPVWPLAALAYASYNLVLSLSILGPLGRVSPSRSLLPGAAMGALVLGVAAAAIHLTLFTLGPGLLEETEVPMLAAARRLAPALGTVYALVLLAEVYTTAVGNLFGVVARLRSPGRTRERGHRAEPRPPKASGRGWTLATLGTALIAWAVAQLGFSTLVRNLYSVMGIAGTVLLVTLIRRLLGRNGRAAS; from the coding sequence ATGGCCATCGTCACGACGGACACGGCGCAGCAGCTCCGAGCCGCCGCTCGGGTGGCGGCCACCTACGTGGGTACGGTGGTGGGGGCCGGCTTCGCCTCGGGTCAGGAAGTCCTCCAGTTCTTCGCCCTGTACGGCATGGGAGCGGTCTGGGGCATCCTCCTGGCAGGGGCCCTGCTGGGCCTCTTCGGCTACCTGATCCTGCAGGTGGGGAACGAGGCTCGGGCCCGGTCGCACCGGGACGTCCTCGACGCCTTGGGGTCGCCTGGGCTCGCGACCGCGCTGGATGGGCTCATCACCCTCTTCCTCTTCGGCGGTCTGGCAGCCATGGCAGCAGGGGCGGGGGCCGTGGCACGCGAGCAGCTGGGGCTGCCGGCCGCCCTGGGATCCACCCTGCTGGTGGCGGGCGCGGCCGGGACGGTCCTCTTCGGCATCGAGGGGGTGGTGCGGGCCATCTCGGCGGTGGTCCCGTTCCTGGTGGGCGCCGTGCTCCTGGTCTGTCTGGGCAGCCTGGGCTCCCGCCCGCTCCTCCTCTCGTGGGCGGCGCCCGGGCGGGCTTTCTTCCCTGTCTGGCCCCTGGCCGCGCTGGCGTATGCGTCGTACAACCTGGTGCTCTCCCTCTCCATCCTGGGCCCCCTGGGCCGGGTGAGCCCGAGCCGGTCCCTCCTGCCGGGGGCGGCGATGGGCGCTCTGGTGCTGGGGGTCGCGGCCGCGGCCATCCACCTCACCCTCTTCACCCTGGGGCCCGGGCTCCTGGAGGAGACGGAGGTCCCCATGCTGGCGGCCGCCCGGCGCTTGGCCCCAGCCCTTGGCACGGTCTACGCGCTGGTGCTGCTGGCGGAGGTCTACACCACGGCGGTGGGCAACCTGTTCGGGGTGGTCGCCCGCCTGCGCTCGCCCGGCCGTACCCGCGAGCGCGGGCACAGGGCCGAACCCCGCCCCCCTAAAGCGTCCGGCCGAGGGTGGACCCTCGCTACCCTGGGGACAGCCCTGATCGCCTGGGCGGTGGCGCAGCTGGGCTTCTCCACCCTGGTGCGGAACCTCTACTCCGTGATGGGGATCGCAGGGACCGTCCTGCTCGTGACCTTGATCCGTCGCCTCCTGGGCCGGAACGGCCGCGCTGCATCCTGA